In Paenibacillus sp. G2S3, a single window of DNA contains:
- a CDS encoding ABC transporter permease subunit, with translation MLLNFKEIKTNLIRDRYLYLLLIPFLAWYIIFAYKPMYGLQIAFKDFSVYKGIEASPWVGFEHFETFFKSPYFWRLLKNTVLLSMYQLLFAFPVPIILALLFNELKNGVFKATVQTFTYLPHFISVVVVAGIVTNFLAPSNGIINILIEMMGGEKQYFLTNPDYFRTIFIGSMDIWKEAGFGTIIYIAALSGVNPALYEAAVIDGANKWKQMWHITLPAIIPTIAIMLVMKVGSMLEVGYEAIILLYQPATYETADVINTYVYRSGLQDARYDLATAVGLFNAVVGFILVVFANKMSKKLTETGLW, from the coding sequence GTGCTGCTTAACTTTAAAGAAATAAAAACCAACCTGATCAGGGACCGTTATCTTTATCTGCTCCTGATACCGTTTCTGGCTTGGTATATCATCTTTGCTTATAAGCCGATGTACGGCCTGCAAATCGCCTTTAAGGATTTCAGTGTATATAAAGGAATTGAAGCGAGTCCCTGGGTTGGATTTGAACACTTCGAGACCTTTTTTAAAAGTCCATATTTCTGGCGGCTATTAAAAAACACAGTATTGCTCAGTATGTATCAATTGCTGTTCGCGTTTCCTGTGCCGATTATCCTCGCTTTGTTATTTAACGAATTGAAGAATGGAGTATTCAAAGCAACGGTGCAGACCTTCACGTATTTACCCCATTTTATTTCGGTCGTTGTCGTAGCTGGGATTGTGACTAACTTTTTGGCTCCTAGCAACGGCATTATCAATATCCTGATCGAAATGATGGGAGGAGAAAAGCAATACTTTCTGACCAATCCCGATTATTTCCGTACGATTTTTATCGGGTCCATGGATATTTGGAAGGAAGCGGGATTTGGTACCATCATCTATATAGCTGCATTGTCCGGTGTCAATCCGGCTTTGTATGAAGCAGCGGTTATCGATGGAGCTAATAAATGGAAGCAAATGTGGCATATCACGCTTCCCGCCATCATTCCGACGATCGCAATCATGCTTGTCATGAAGGTGGGCTCCATGTTGGAAGTAGGCTATGAGGCGATCATTCTTCTGTATCAGCCAGCCACCTATGAGACGGCCGACGTTATTAACACCTACGTGTACCGGTCCGGTTTACAGGATGCACGTTACGACCTGGCGACAGCGGTGGGACTATTCAATGCCGTCGTTGGATTTATTCTAGTCGTATTTGCCAACAAGATGAGCAAGAAATTAACAGAGACTGGATTATGGTAG